One genomic segment of Salinigranum rubrum includes these proteins:
- a CDS encoding SRPBCC domain-containing protein yields the protein MELSTHIDIDAPPEHVWDVLTDFDRYHEWNPFARVAGRPTRDARLHVELTPPGGRTMRFRPTVTCVEEDHELRWLGHLWRPGVFDGEHRFVLEPLDGGARTSVTHAEVFTGALSPLVWRFIGTRTERGFEAMNAALKRRVEGVTDETEAGARAS from the coding sequence ATGGAACTCTCCACACACATCGACATCGACGCCCCACCCGAACACGTGTGGGACGTCCTCACCGACTTCGACCGCTACCACGAGTGGAACCCGTTCGCGCGGGTGGCGGGCCGTCCGACACGGGACGCCCGGCTCCACGTCGAACTCACCCCTCCCGGCGGACGGACGATGCGATTCCGACCGACCGTGACGTGCGTCGAGGAGGACCACGAACTCCGGTGGCTCGGCCACCTCTGGCGACCGGGCGTCTTCGACGGCGAACACCGGTTCGTCCTCGAACCGCTCGACGGGGGCGCTCGGACGTCCGTGACTCACGCGGAGGTGTTCACGGGCGCGCTCTCGCCGCTCGTCTGGCGATTCATCGGGACGAGGACCGAGCGCGGGTTCGAGGCGATGAACGCGGCGCTGAAACGTCGCGTCGAAGGGGTGACCGACGAGACCGAGGCGGGCGCGAGGGCGAGCTAG
- a CDS encoding twin-arginine translocase subunit TatC — translation MDWTTYAAGDRDDDGVPNPTPPPTSVAGDDPDPESTDSDDNEDTAFASAAVDEQSDATDGRSDATDESPTDAADADADDPPPSSPVEDGDTDTDSTGSGADTDSTDSDADTDFDFGEPRTDDPVETSDADDTTASAAPTETSASTPVVEPESTDDAPADARDAPATSSEVVEEDPAYDPTLADEDDGFFDGPESDVEMPLADHIEEMVRRLGAVFLIAGVVGVVVFPIADDLVNFLWNTHIPGATTIESRRPRLYGPLELILTELKVAGLAGFIVGLPVFVYQTYRFMRPGLYPKERKYYLAAVPTSLILAFVGVAFAHFVVLPAIFAYFTSYTIGTAVIAFGLKETFGLILVLMGYMALVFQIPLFIMLAIMMNLVTRQWLTEKRLLFWGAFLGLSFLVSPDPTGMAPIIIAATMIVLFEGTLLLLRWVNR, via the coding sequence ATCGACTGGACGACGTACGCCGCCGGCGACCGGGACGACGACGGCGTTCCGAACCCGACTCCGCCGCCGACGAGTGTCGCGGGAGACGACCCGGACCCGGAAAGCACCGACAGCGACGACAACGAGGACACCGCGTTCGCGTCGGCCGCGGTCGACGAGCAGTCGGACGCGACCGACGGGCGGTCGGATGCGACCGACGAGTCGCCGACCGATGCTGCTGACGCTGACGCGGACGACCCTCCGCCGTCGTCCCCCGTCGAGGACGGTGACACGGACACGGACTCGACCGGCAGTGGCGCCGATACCGACTCGACCGACAGCGACGCCGACACCGACTTCGACTTCGGCGAGCCACGCACGGACGACCCGGTCGAGACGAGCGACGCTGACGACACGACGGCGAGTGCGGCGCCCACCGAGACGTCCGCGTCGACCCCGGTCGTCGAACCGGAATCGACGGACGATGCACCTGCCGATGCCCGGGACGCTCCGGCGACGAGTTCGGAAGTCGTCGAGGAGGACCCCGCCTACGATCCGACCCTCGCCGACGAGGACGACGGTTTCTTCGACGGTCCCGAGTCGGACGTCGAGATGCCGCTGGCGGACCACATCGAGGAGATGGTCCGCCGACTCGGCGCCGTCTTCCTCATCGCGGGCGTCGTCGGCGTCGTCGTCTTCCCCATCGCGGACGACCTGGTCAACTTCCTCTGGAACACCCACATCCCCGGTGCGACGACCATCGAGTCGCGCCGCCCGCGGCTGTACGGCCCGCTCGAACTCATCCTCACCGAACTGAAGGTCGCCGGCCTCGCCGGCTTCATCGTCGGCCTCCCGGTGTTCGTCTACCAGACGTACCGGTTCATGCGACCCGGGCTCTACCCCAAGGAACGGAAGTACTACCTCGCGGCCGTCCCGACGAGTCTCATCCTCGCGTTCGTCGGCGTCGCCTTCGCCCACTTCGTCGTCCTCCCCGCCATCTTCGCGTACTTCACCTCCTACACCATCGGCACCGCCGTCATCGCGTTCGGCCTCAAGGAGACCTTTGGGCTAATCCTCGTCCTGATGGGCTACATGGCGCTCGTCTTCCAGATTCCGCTGTTCATCATGCTCGCCATCATGATGAACCTCGTCACGCGGCAGTGGCTCACGGAGAAGCGCCTGCTGTTCTGGGGGGCGTTCCTCGGTCTCTCGTTCCTCGTCTCGCCCGACCCGACCGGGATGGCACCCATCATCATCGCTGCGACGATGATCGTGCTGTTCGAGGGGACGCTCCTGCTCCTGCGATGGGTCAACCGCTAG
- the tatC gene encoding twin-arginine translocase subunit TatC, protein MSSALDEDTRQTIAQGRETAGAMLRAAQKDLQKVFIVFLVGFLGTFYALRLYVWDFFKGITEAKMNSLTAESVQIIAQTPFDVILLQAKIGLVVGVLFAVPPFIYFSRDALRARNLWPSSPIPVWKLVVIVATMVVLFVLGVAYGYLVFFPFTFAFLANNAIAAGFAPTYSIVKWAQFIFLLTVSFGLATQLPLVMTALSYTEIVPYETFREKWRHAIAGIFLAGALFTPPDPFTQVLWATPVIVLYAFSLYLARVVTTARRGSDRLDLKRTLTTRWNLLAGVAVLGGVAAYGFFTYGGVAAANDLLAAAGSDYRAVAPGESLLYAYVAVAGLVALVFAAMYFVYTDIVALAGSATPGTVGDPADIDLSELDAMGVKAAPPEAFAEMEESEALRLSSQAMEVGDKDKARAILDRFDAAEEERDAREAAEEQDPVEDVTDRTERATGTFLSELTEGEKDEDDVGGYYDEIAFVFDSVTSKSFRIAAVFGITLAGVFGWLYTGGIGDVFDQFLSQLPAEVTPDQNITVVALHPMEALIFEVKFSTLIAALVTLPVIAYYAWPALRERNIVRQRRRAVFGWAGALTAGLLGGFALGYGYVAPTIISFLVADAVQSNMIIAYRITNFFWLIFFTTAGIGLLADIPVLMVLLNTAGISYRTMRERWREVTVGILAFAALFTPADVITMFLVTVPLMAAYGAGLGILYVITLGGRRNLAKPRTADV, encoded by the coding sequence ATGTCTAGCGCGCTCGACGAGGACACTCGCCAGACCATCGCACAGGGACGGGAGACGGCGGGTGCGATGCTGCGAGCGGCGCAGAAGGACCTCCAGAAGGTGTTCATCGTCTTCCTCGTCGGCTTCCTCGGGACGTTCTACGCGCTTCGGCTGTACGTCTGGGACTTCTTCAAGGGCATCACCGAGGCGAAGATGAACTCGCTGACGGCCGAAAGCGTCCAAATCATCGCCCAGACGCCGTTCGACGTCATCCTCCTGCAGGCAAAGATCGGACTGGTCGTCGGCGTCCTCTTCGCCGTCCCGCCGTTCATCTACTTCTCGAGGGACGCGCTGCGAGCGCGGAACCTCTGGCCGTCCTCACCGATTCCCGTCTGGAAGCTCGTCGTCATCGTCGCGACGATGGTCGTCCTGTTCGTCCTCGGCGTCGCGTACGGCTATCTGGTGTTCTTCCCCTTCACGTTCGCGTTCCTCGCGAACAACGCCATCGCGGCGGGCTTCGCCCCGACGTACTCCATCGTCAAGTGGGCGCAGTTCATCTTCCTCCTCACAGTCTCGTTCGGCCTCGCCACCCAGCTCCCGCTGGTGATGACGGCGCTCTCGTACACCGAAATCGTCCCCTACGAGACGTTCCGCGAGAAGTGGCGCCACGCCATCGCCGGCATCTTCCTCGCCGGGGCGCTGTTCACCCCGCCGGACCCCTTCACGCAGGTGCTGTGGGCGACTCCCGTCATCGTGCTGTACGCGTTCTCGCTGTACCTCGCGCGGGTCGTCACGACCGCCCGCCGCGGCTCGGACCGCCTCGACCTCAAACGGACGCTCACGACCCGGTGGAACCTCCTCGCGGGCGTGGCCGTCCTGGGCGGGGTCGCCGCCTACGGCTTCTTCACCTACGGTGGCGTCGCCGCAGCGAACGACCTCCTCGCGGCGGCGGGCTCCGACTACCGGGCCGTCGCCCCCGGAGAGTCGCTGCTGTACGCGTACGTCGCCGTCGCGGGCCTCGTCGCGCTCGTCTTCGCCGCGATGTACTTCGTCTACACCGACATCGTCGCGCTCGCCGGGAGCGCCACCCCTGGAACGGTCGGCGACCCGGCCGACATCGACCTCTCGGAACTCGACGCGATGGGCGTCAAGGCCGCCCCGCCGGAGGCGTTCGCCGAGATGGAGGAGTCGGAGGCGCTCCGGCTGTCGAGCCAGGCGATGGAAGTCGGCGACAAGGACAAAGCGCGCGCTATCCTCGACCGGTTCGACGCCGCCGAGGAGGAACGCGACGCCCGGGAAGCGGCCGAGGAGCAGGACCCCGTCGAGGACGTGACCGACCGCACCGAACGGGCGACGGGGACGTTCCTCTCCGAACTGACCGAGGGGGAGAAGGACGAGGACGACGTCGGCGGCTACTACGACGAAATCGCGTTCGTCTTCGACTCGGTGACCTCGAAGTCGTTCCGCATCGCCGCCGTCTTCGGAATCACGCTCGCGGGGGTGTTCGGCTGGCTCTACACCGGCGGCATCGGCGACGTCTTCGACCAGTTCCTCTCGCAACTCCCGGCGGAGGTGACGCCGGACCAGAACATCACCGTCGTCGCCCTCCACCCGATGGAGGCGCTCATCTTCGAGGTGAAGTTCTCCACGCTCATCGCCGCGCTGGTGACGCTGCCCGTCATCGCGTACTACGCGTGGCCCGCGCTGCGCGAACGAAACATCGTCCGGCAGCGTCGGCGGGCCGTCTTTGGCTGGGCCGGCGCGCTCACCGCGGGCCTCCTGGGCGGGTTCGCGCTCGGCTACGGCTACGTCGCCCCGACCATCATCTCGTTCCTCGTGGCCGACGCCGTCCAGTCGAACATGATCATCGCCTACCGCATCACCAACTTCTTCTGGCTCATCTTCTTCACCACCGCCGGTATTGGCCTCCTCGCCGACATCCCCGTCCTCATGGTGCTTCTGAACACCGCCGGCATCAGCTACCGGACGATGCGGGAGCGGTGGCGCGAGGTGACGGTGGGCATCCTCGCCTTCGCGGCGCTCTTTACCCCGGCGGACGTCATCACGATGTTCCTCGTTACTGTCCCGCTCATGGCCGCGTACGGCGCGGGGCTGGGAATCCTGTACGTCATCACCCTCGGCGGACGGCGGAACCTCGCGAAGCCGCGGACGGCGGACGTGTGA
- a CDS encoding ribbon-helix-helix domain-containing protein — MAKISVEVPDELLADLDEHVGDDKKFVNRSDAIRASIRKTLDLLDEIDKRHGRIEDE, encoded by the coding sequence ATGGCCAAGATAAGCGTCGAAGTGCCCGACGAGTTGCTCGCCGACCTGGACGAACACGTCGGCGACGACAAGAAGTTCGTCAACCGCTCCGACGCCATCCGGGCGTCGATCCGCAAGACGCTCGATCTCCTCGACGAGATAGACAAACGACACGGTCGCATCGAGGATGAGTAG
- a CDS encoding queuosine precursor transporter: MSRRETARTALIALFVTALVTAQLTAAKVLAIPLPASLPVVGATATLPGAALAYALTYFASDCYAELYGRRPAQVMVNVGFVMNFVLLALVWSTILAPAAPASVDPGQFATVLGASTNIVLGSLVAYVVSQNWDVLVFHALRDRTDGAHLWLRNIGSTATSQAIDTVLFVGVGFYVAPRLLGVGFALSGTALLALAVGQYLLKLLIAVVDTPFVYGVVRFVRSDPDDPTSGSWTTE; encoded by the coding sequence ATGAGTAGGCGCGAGACCGCTCGCACAGCGCTGATCGCGCTGTTCGTCACGGCGCTCGTCACCGCCCAACTCACCGCGGCGAAGGTGCTCGCGATTCCGCTCCCCGCCTCGCTTCCCGTCGTCGGGGCGACGGCCACCCTCCCGGGCGCGGCGCTCGCGTACGCGCTCACCTACTTCGCCTCCGACTGTTACGCCGAACTGTACGGTCGCCGCCCGGCACAGGTCATGGTCAACGTCGGCTTCGTCATGAACTTCGTCCTCCTCGCGCTGGTGTGGAGCACCATCCTCGCGCCCGCGGCACCGGCGAGCGTCGACCCCGGCCAGTTTGCGACGGTGCTCGGCGCGAGCACGAACATCGTCCTCGGGAGCCTCGTCGCCTACGTGGTCAGTCAGAACTGGGACGTCCTCGTGTTCCACGCGCTCCGCGACCGCACGGACGGGGCCCACCTCTGGCTCCGCAACATCGGCTCCACCGCGACCTCACAGGCTATCGACACCGTCCTGTTCGTCGGCGTCGGCTTCTACGTCGCCCCCCGTCTCCTCGGAGTCGGGTTCGCGCTCTCGGGAACCGCGCTCCTCGCGCTCGCCGTCGGCCAGTACCTCCTGAAACTGCTCATCGCGGTGGTCGACACGCCGTTCGTCTACGGGGTGGTGCGGTTCGTACGCAGTGACCCCGACGACCCGACGTCGGGGTCGTGGACGACCGAGTGA
- a CDS encoding 23S rRNA (uridine(2552)-2'-O)-methyltransferase produces MTGRDEYYNRSKQEGYRARSAYKLKQLDEEAGLFGPGNTVVDLGAAPGGWLQVAAEAVGPQGRVVGVDLQRIKPLDDHDVVETIRGDMTDEETRARITELVGEEGADVVVSDMAPNMTGEYSLDHARSVHLARQAFETAMVVLATGGDLAVKVFDGRDLADLREEMEGEFQYVRSIRPDASRDASSELYLVGKHRITAPVRTGDELDVEIEDVGGEGDGIAKVEGFTLFVPGTETGETVRVRVTDVKPRFGFAERLD; encoded by the coding sequence ATGACTGGCCGAGACGAGTACTACAACCGGTCCAAGCAGGAAGGATACCGCGCTCGCTCGGCGTACAAGCTCAAACAGTTGGACGAGGAGGCGGGGCTGTTCGGCCCCGGCAACACCGTCGTCGACCTCGGTGCCGCGCCGGGCGGGTGGCTCCAGGTGGCCGCGGAGGCCGTCGGCCCGCAGGGGCGGGTCGTCGGCGTCGACCTCCAGCGCATCAAACCGCTGGATGACCACGACGTCGTCGAGACCATCCGGGGCGACATGACCGACGAGGAGACCCGCGCTCGCATCACCGAACTCGTCGGCGAGGAGGGCGCGGACGTGGTCGTCTCCGACATGGCGCCGAACATGACCGGCGAGTACTCGCTGGACCACGCCCGTTCGGTCCATCTGGCGCGGCAGGCGTTCGAGACGGCGATGGTGGTGCTCGCGACCGGCGGCGACCTCGCGGTGAAGGTGTTCGACGGCCGTGACCTCGCGGACCTCCGCGAGGAGATGGAAGGCGAGTTCCAGTACGTCCGGTCGATCCGACCCGACGCCTCCCGCGACGCCTCTTCCGAACTGTATCTCGTCGGCAAGCACCGCATCACGGCGCCCGTCCGCACCGGCGACGAACTCGACGTCGAAATCGAGGACGTCGGCGGCGAGGGCGACGGCATCGCCAAGGTCGAGGGCTTCACGCTGTTCGTCCCCGGCACCGAGACGGGAGAGACGGTCCGCGTCCGGGTGACGGACGTGAAACCGCGGTTCGGGTTCGCCGAACGGCTGGACTAG
- a CDS encoding COG1361 S-layer family protein, with product MNTRYWLVACVTVLVAASVLAPAVPAQSTTDGQVLGRPDLSVTTSTPVLTPGGDQSLTLEILNDPDLRQTGPERYETRVTTARAVTLDIDDSGLPFDVRQPSVAVGEVPPGKTTVPPVTVTVPQSASPGTYEIPVDVTYSYTRLVSYDDQRVSYSEGRRTVDGEVTVRVDSRPRFEVRETRSTLQVGDTGTVAVTLANVGSETARDARVSLVSASTNARITGNVGGNISEATTVAEVSAAETAVYVGEWAPGEAHAATYTVAVDEDVDAESLAFRARVEYEDTDGVTRTSRPLSFGVRPTPEQSFALEDVRTDLRVGRTGTVSGTVVNTGETPVGNAVVVFSTDSPALVAQPRRVAVSGLDPGDTATFSFEVDVADDATATTHQADFSVEYRNQRGQRRVSDPLERTIEVAPERDRFEITPVNATFEIDSDNRFVVRITNRESVALRDVRARINATPPFTSESDTAYVDELAPGESALLAFEVTVSEDAVTTTTAVEVTVAAREPDGDRIRDGPYFVETRVTEPSGPGNTTLLGLGALAVVLVLGAGWWWLRR from the coding sequence ATGAACACACGATACTGGCTCGTCGCATGCGTCACCGTCCTCGTCGCGGCGAGCGTCCTCGCACCGGCGGTGCCCGCACAGTCGACGACCGACGGACAGGTGCTCGGCCGACCCGACCTGTCGGTGACGACGTCGACGCCCGTCCTGACGCCCGGCGGCGACCAGTCGCTCACGCTGGAGATTCTGAACGACCCGGACCTCCGGCAGACGGGGCCGGAGCGGTACGAGACCCGCGTCACGACGGCGCGCGCCGTGACGCTCGACATCGACGACAGCGGCCTCCCGTTCGACGTCCGCCAGCCGTCGGTGGCGGTCGGGGAGGTCCCGCCCGGGAAGACGACGGTGCCGCCGGTGACCGTCACCGTCCCCCAATCGGCGTCCCCGGGGACGTACGAGATTCCCGTCGACGTGACGTACTCGTACACCCGACTGGTGTCGTACGACGACCAGCGCGTCAGCTACTCCGAGGGGCGACGAACCGTCGACGGCGAGGTGACCGTCCGCGTCGACTCTCGCCCCCGATTCGAGGTCCGCGAGACGCGCTCGACGCTCCAGGTCGGCGACACCGGCACCGTGGCGGTCACGCTCGCGAACGTCGGGTCCGAGACGGCCCGGGACGCCCGCGTCTCGCTCGTCTCGGCGTCGACGAACGCTCGAATCACCGGGAACGTCGGCGGAAACATCAGCGAGGCGACGACCGTCGCGGAAGTTTCAGCGGCCGAGACCGCCGTCTACGTCGGCGAGTGGGCTCCCGGCGAGGCGCACGCGGCGACGTACACCGTCGCCGTCGACGAGGACGTCGACGCCGAGTCGCTCGCGTTTCGTGCCCGCGTCGAGTACGAGGACACCGACGGCGTCACCCGCACGTCGCGGCCGCTCTCGTTCGGCGTCCGGCCCACCCCGGAGCAGTCGTTCGCGCTCGAAGACGTCCGGACGGACCTCCGCGTCGGTCGAACCGGAACCGTCTCGGGAACCGTCGTCAACACGGGGGAGACGCCGGTCGGAAACGCCGTCGTCGTGTTCTCGACGGACTCTCCCGCCCTCGTCGCCCAGCCGAGACGCGTCGCGGTGTCGGGCCTCGACCCGGGCGACACGGCGACGTTCTCCTTCGAAGTCGACGTCGCCGACGACGCGACGGCGACGACGCACCAGGCCGATTTCTCCGTCGAGTACCGAAACCAGCGAGGACAGCGCCGCGTGAGCGACCCGCTCGAACGGACTATCGAAGTGGCGCCCGAACGCGACCGATTCGAGATCACGCCGGTGAACGCCACGTTCGAGATCGACTCCGACAACCGGTTCGTCGTTCGCATCACGAACCGGGAGTCCGTCGCTCTGCGCGACGTCCGCGCGCGCATCAACGCGACGCCCCCCTTCACCAGCGAGTCCGACACCGCCTACGTCGACGAACTGGCGCCCGGCGAATCTGCACTGTTGGCCTTCGAGGTAACCGTCTCCGAGGACGCCGTCACGACGACGACGGCGGTCGAAGTCACCGTGGCGGCGCGCGAACCCGACGGCGACCGGATACGCGACGGGCCCTACTTCGTCGAGACGCGCGTCACCGAACCGAGCGGTCCGGGCAACACGACGTTGCTCGGCCTCGGTGCGCTCGCCGTGGTGCTCGTGCTCGGTGCCGGGTGGTGGTGGCTCCGTCGGTGA
- a CDS encoding ABC transporter permease, with amino-acid sequence MFETMRYESRRRVKGTAALTVLLAAFIGLVIYIYPSFAESTAEIDALLESLPQAFREGFGAASYATIEGFLSAEVYQFLWVLLLGLYFTYAGGGLLATDIETGRLYMVLATPVSRTRLALEKFLSLVVPLVTLNTVIPLFVFGASIAIGYVVDPWHLFLVHVLSVPYLLVCSGIGLVLSAVVDRGDVAQRSGIALVFLLFMLDSVTVETDFEWLGTVSPTRYFDPTEILLEETLDLEGTLLLLLVAAVLLVVGLALFQRRDI; translated from the coding sequence ATGTTTGAGACGATGCGGTACGAGTCGCGGCGACGCGTCAAGGGGACGGCCGCGCTCACGGTGCTCCTGGCGGCGTTCATCGGCCTCGTCATCTACATCTACCCCTCGTTCGCCGAGTCGACGGCCGAGATAGACGCGCTCCTCGAAAGCCTCCCCCAGGCCTTCCGCGAGGGCTTCGGGGCCGCGTCGTACGCGACCATCGAGGGGTTCCTGTCGGCGGAGGTGTACCAGTTCCTCTGGGTGCTCCTTCTGGGGCTGTACTTCACGTACGCCGGCGGCGGCCTCCTCGCGACCGACATCGAGACCGGGCGGCTCTACATGGTGCTCGCGACGCCCGTCTCGCGGACGCGACTGGCGCTGGAGAAGTTCCTCTCGCTCGTCGTCCCGCTCGTCACCCTCAACACGGTGATTCCGCTGTTCGTCTTCGGTGCCTCCATCGCCATCGGCTACGTCGTCGACCCGTGGCACCTGTTCTTGGTCCACGTGCTGTCGGTTCCGTACCTGCTGGTCTGTTCGGGTATCGGGCTCGTGCTGTCGGCCGTCGTCGACCGCGGCGACGTCGCCCAGCGGAGCGGCATCGCCCTCGTGTTCTTGCTGTTCATGCTCGACTCGGTCACCGTCGAGACCGACTTCGAGTGGCTCGGTACCGTGAGTCCGACCCGGTACTTCGACCCCACAGAAATCCTCTTAGAGGAGACGCTCGACCTCGAAGGGACGCTCCTGTTGCTCCTCGTCGCCGCCGTCCTCCTCGTGGTCGGACTGGCGCTCTTCCAGCGGAGGGATATCTGA